The following are from one region of the Noviherbaspirillum sedimenti genome:
- a CDS encoding PAS domain S-box protein codes for MTGFMAGVLFLALLAGIAWDSMMTSEKLDAAVDRSKAVLIATEKISSSMALAVAAHHGYMLNGDNASLLQHDAALEALQASFDNLAELARDDPTLLSYLGHLRQVIPVRVENMKLARSHLGTTQAAHQLNAGDAYSERLRDILSLVTIHETQLQQRYAIEERAGMHRIKVSAALLLFFLALLLAGLYLLINRHLRRDEARLELEKNEALLRQILELLPVGVLVVGRDNQLNLFNPAASEIWGPVPPELQNGPLSYQVWHYDSGEKIDPSEYGLVRALSHGEVTLNRECEIMRPDGQHRILRASSMPLRDREQQIIGAITINMDLTDLKRTEKALQAAHDALEARVAMRTRELVVANAQLVSQIEVRRRAEDALRQTQNVLTIAQRVAHVGSWEINLATQEAQWSDEFFRICGLKPGAVKPSIPAGFELIHPDDRRRISAIVGAAIQERREYSSTLRVVRPDGSIRHVRLQGEPISRGDALPTIFIGSMLDITEHTQNEEMLRQLAVHQEVIKEDERKRIAREIHDEMGQNLLALRIDVSMLHARTAATHPRLHRKLDTVLANIDNTIKSVRTIINNLRPVVLDLGLHASFQWQIQEFQRRTGITCDLFAKADELDQGLSEVQTTTLFRILQESLTNVARHANASCVNIALNRKGGKLQMRIADDGVGMYPSDRRKSKSFGLIGIRERVSAIGGELTLESTLGQGTVLVIAIPLISDISLDESLQPQRLQA; via the coding sequence TTGACGGGATTTATGGCGGGCGTGTTATTCCTGGCATTACTGGCAGGTATTGCCTGGGACAGCATGATGACCTCGGAGAAATTGGATGCCGCGGTTGATCGCAGCAAGGCGGTATTGATCGCCACCGAAAAAATCAGTTCAAGCATGGCGCTGGCGGTTGCCGCGCATCACGGCTATATGCTGAATGGCGACAACGCATCGCTGTTGCAGCACGATGCGGCCCTGGAAGCATTGCAAGCATCATTCGACAATCTTGCCGAACTGGCCCGGGACGATCCCACGCTGCTATCCTATCTCGGGCACCTGCGGCAAGTCATCCCGGTACGCGTCGAGAACATGAAACTGGCGCGGTCGCACCTCGGCACGACACAGGCGGCCCACCAACTCAACGCCGGAGACGCCTACAGCGAACGCCTGCGCGACATCCTGAGCCTGGTCACCATCCATGAAACGCAGTTGCAGCAGCGTTATGCTATTGAGGAACGCGCCGGCATGCATCGCATCAAGGTCAGCGCCGCCTTGCTGCTATTTTTTCTGGCGCTGCTACTGGCCGGCCTGTACCTTTTGATCAATCGGCATCTGCGCCGTGACGAAGCCCGTCTCGAACTGGAGAAGAACGAGGCCCTGCTGCGGCAAATCCTGGAGTTGCTGCCGGTGGGTGTGCTGGTTGTCGGCCGCGACAACCAGCTCAATCTGTTCAATCCGGCCGCGTCCGAAATCTGGGGGCCGGTCCCTCCCGAACTGCAGAACGGTCCGCTGTCATATCAGGTGTGGCACTACGATTCCGGCGAAAAGATCGACCCGAGCGAATATGGCCTAGTGCGTGCGCTGAGCCATGGCGAAGTGACGCTGAACCGGGAATGCGAAATCATGCGCCCCGACGGCCAGCACCGCATCCTGCGCGCCTCCTCCATGCCGCTGCGCGACAGAGAACAGCAGATCATCGGCGCCATCACGATCAACATGGACTTGACCGACCTGAAGCGCACGGAAAAGGCTTTGCAAGCAGCACACGATGCATTGGAGGCCAGGGTAGCGATGCGCACCCGCGAACTGGTAGTCGCTAACGCCCAGCTGGTATCCCAGATCGAGGTGCGCCGGCGCGCAGAAGATGCACTGCGCCAGACGCAGAACGTGCTGACCATCGCCCAGCGAGTGGCCCATGTGGGCAGCTGGGAAATCAATCTGGCCACCCAGGAAGCGCAGTGGTCCGACGAATTCTTCCGCATCTGCGGACTGAAACCAGGTGCGGTCAAGCCCTCCATCCCTGCCGGTTTTGAGCTGATCCACCCGGACGACCGCCGCAGGATTTCAGCTATCGTCGGTGCCGCAATACAAGAGCGGCGCGAATATAGCTCGACGCTGCGCGTGGTGCGGCCCGACGGCAGCATCCGTCATGTACGCCTGCAAGGCGAACCGATCTCCAGAGGCGACGCGCTGCCGACCATCTTCATCGGTTCGATGCTCGACATTACCGAGCATACGCAGAACGAGGAAATGCTGCGCCAATTGGCCGTGCACCAGGAAGTCATCAAGGAAGACGAAAGAAAGCGCATTGCACGCGAGATCCACGACGAAATGGGGCAAAATTTGCTGGCGTTGCGCATCGATGTCTCGATGCTGCATGCGCGCACCGCCGCCACGCATCCCCGGCTGCACCGCAAGCTCGATACCGTCCTTGCAAATATCGACAACACCATCAAAAGTGTGCGCACAATCATCAACAACCTGCGTCCGGTTGTGCTCGACCTCGGCTTGCACGCATCGTTCCAGTGGCAAATCCAGGAATTCCAGCGCCGCACCGGCATCACTTGCGATCTGTTCGCCAAGGCCGACGAACTGGATCAAGGCCTGAGCGAGGTACAGACCACCACGCTGTTCCGTATTCTGCAGGAATCGCTCACCAATGTCGCCCGCCATGCCAATGCCAGCTGCGTCAACATCGCCCTGAACCGCAAGGGCGGCAAACTGCAGATGCGCATCGCCGACGATGGCGTCGGCATGTATCCCAGCGACCGCCGCAAATCGAAATCCTTCGGCTTGATCGGCATCCGCGAACGCGTCAGTGCCATCGGCGGCGAACTGACGCTGGAAAGCACGCTCGGCCAAGGCACGGTATTAGTAATCGCCATCCCGCTCATCAGCGACATATCG
- the lpxO gene encoding lipid A hydroxylase LpxO, producing MKWTVIAVYLLSIFHVHFRGRVRLPIFRQLVDHSSLVAPLNTFMHMFSGVPSTPYLSSASFEQLRALDANWETIRDEALQLIALQKIKAAQKNDDAGFNSFFKYGWKRFYLKWYDASHPSAERLCPKTTALLRGIPCIKAAMFAELPPGGKLNPHRDPYAGSLRYHLGLATPNNDDCFIDVDGRRYSWRDGQSVMFDETYIHWARNDSDSNRVILFCDVERPMRYRWAQAANRWLGRTLMTAASSPNETGDQTGGINRLFRFIWLGGQYRRLFKAWNRTAYNLTRVALVALLLAWIIFG from the coding sequence ATGAAATGGACTGTGATTGCCGTCTACCTCTTATCGATTTTCCACGTCCATTTTCGTGGTCGCGTACGCCTGCCAATTTTTCGCCAGCTGGTCGACCATTCCTCGCTGGTAGCGCCGCTCAATACGTTCATGCACATGTTTTCCGGCGTGCCGTCGACGCCTTACCTGTCGTCGGCCAGCTTCGAGCAGTTGCGCGCGCTGGACGCCAACTGGGAAACCATCCGCGACGAAGCGCTGCAATTGATCGCGCTGCAAAAGATCAAGGCGGCGCAGAAGAATGATGACGCCGGCTTCAATTCCTTTTTCAAGTATGGCTGGAAGCGCTTTTACCTGAAATGGTACGACGCCAGCCACCCCTCGGCCGAGCGCCTGTGCCCGAAGACTACGGCCCTGTTGCGCGGCATCCCGTGCATCAAGGCGGCGATGTTCGCCGAACTGCCGCCCGGCGGCAAGCTCAATCCGCACCGCGACCCCTACGCCGGATCGCTGCGCTACCACCTCGGCCTGGCTACGCCCAACAACGACGACTGCTTCATCGACGTCGATGGCCGGCGCTACAGCTGGCGCGACGGCCAGAGCGTGATGTTCGACGAAACCTATATCCACTGGGCGAGGAATGACAGCGACAGCAACCGCGTCATCCTGTTTTGCGATGTCGAGCGGCCGATGCGCTACCGCTGGGCACAGGCGGCCAACCGCTGGCTCGGCCGCACCCTCATGACCGCGGCCAGCTCGCCCAATGAAACAGGCGACCAGACCGGCGGCATCAACCGCCTGTTCCGCTTCATCTGGCTGGGCGGCCAGTATCGCCGCCTCTTCAAAGCATGGAACCGCACCGCCTACAACCTGACCCGGGTAGCGCTGGTCGCGCTGCTGCTTGCCTGGATCATTTTCGGCTAG